A single Musa acuminata AAA Group cultivar baxijiao chromosome BXJ2-1, Cavendish_Baxijiao_AAA, whole genome shotgun sequence DNA region contains:
- the LOC135598173 gene encoding pyruvate decarboxylase 1-like isoform X1 codes for METKVGSVDGVAKPVSNDVGGLPSATCHTLSPSAVACSSDATLGRHLARRLVQLGVTDVFAVPGDFNLTLLDHLIAEPGLRLIGCCNELNAGYAADGYARSRGVGACVVTFTVGGLSVLNAIAGAYSENLPLICIVGGPNTNDYGTNRILHHTIGLPDFSQEVRCFQTVTCYQAVVNNLENAHELLDTAISTAMKDSKPVYISISCNLPAIPHPTFSRDPVPFFLSPRLSNQMGLDAAVEAAAEFLNKAVKPVMVGGPKIRVAKAGKAFVELADACGYAIAVMPAAKGLVPEHHPRFIGTYWGAVSTAFCAEIVESADAYVFAGPIFNDYSSVGYSLLLKKEKSIIVQPDRVVVANGPAFGCILMKDFLRALAKRLNCNKTAYENYSRIFVPRGAPPECQPDEPLRVNILFKHIQNMLSSATAVIAETGDSWFNCQKLNLPQGCGYEFQMQYGSIGWSVGATLGYAQAAKDKRVIACIGDGSFQVTAQDISTMLRCEQKSIIFLINNGGYTIEVEIHDGPYNVIKNWNYTALVDSIHNGEGKCWTTKVQREEELKKAIETATNEKSDCLCFIDVVVHKDDTSKELLEWGSRVSAANSRPPNPQ; via the exons GGGCGCCACCTCGCCCGTCGCCTCGTCCAGTTGGGCGTCACCGACGTCTTCGCCGTGCCCGGGGACTTCAACCTCACCCTCCTCGACCACCTCATCGCGGAGCCCGGCCTCCGCCTCATCGGCTGCTGCAACGAGCTCAACGCCGGCTACGCCGCCGATGGCTACGCCCGCTCCCGTGGCGTCGGCGCCTGCGTCGTCACCTTCACCGTCGGCGGCCTCAGCGTCCTCAACGCCATCGCCGGCGCGTACAGCGAGAACCTTCCCCTGATCTGCATCGTCGGCGGGCCCAACACCAACGACTACGGCACCAACAGGATCCTGCACCACACCATTGGCCTCCCCGACTTCTCCCAGGAGGTGCGCTGCTTCCAGACCGTCACTTGCTACCAG GCGGTGGTGAACAATCTCGAAAACGCTCACGAGCTCCTCGACACCGCCATCTCCACCGCCATGAAGGACAGCAAGCCCGTCTATATCAGCATCAGCTGTAACCTTCCCGCCATTCCGCATCCCACGTTCAGCCGGGATCCCGTTCCCTTCTTTCTCTCCCCCAG GTTGAGCAATCAGATGGGCTTAGATGCGGCCGTGGAAGCCGCAGCTGAGTTCCTCAACAAGGCTGTGAAGCCGGTCATGGTCGGAGGCCCCAAGATCAGGGTAGCCAAGGCAGGCAAGGCGTTCGTGGAATTAGCCGACGCGTGCGGCTACGCGATCGCCGTCATGCCGGCGGCGAAGGGGCTCGTGCCAGAGCACCACCCGAGGTTCATCGGCACCTATTGGGGAGCCGTCAGCACTGCCTTCTGCGCCGAGATCGTGGAGTCCGCAGATGCCTACGTCTTCGCCGGGCCTATCTTCAATGACTACAGCTCCGTGGGATACTCCCTCCTCCTCAAGAAGGAGAAGTCGATCATCGTGCAGCCTGACCGGGTGGTGGTGGCCAACGGGCCGGCGTTCGGGTGCATCCTTATGAAGGATTTCCTTCGGGCGCTGGCCAAACGCCTCAACTGCAACAAGACGGCCTACGAAAACTATAGCCGGATCTTCGTGCCCAGGGGGGCACCACCCGAATGCCAACCCGACGAGCCACTAAGGGTGAACATTCTGTTCAAGCACATCCAAAACATGCTGTCGAGCGCTACGGCCGTGATCGCGGAGACCGGCGACTCATGGTTCAACTGCCAGAAGCTGAATCTGCCACAGGGATGTGG ATATGAATTCCAAATGCAGTACGGTTCCATCGGATGGTCGGTGGGAGCAACACTAGGATACGCGCAGGCGGCCAAGGATAAGCGTGTCATTGCCTGCATCGGTGACGGAAGCTTTCAG GTAACAGCGCAGGACATTTCCACCATGCTGCGGTGCGAGCAGAAGAGCATCATATTCCTCATAAACAACGGAGGGTACACCATCGAGGTCGAAATACATGATGGCCCATACAACGTTATCAAGAACTGGAACTACACCGCCTTGGTCGATTCCATCCACAACGGCGAAGGCAAATGTTGGACGACAAAG GTGCAACGCGAGGAGGAGCTGAAGAAGGCAATCGAGACGGCAACCAACGAGAAGAGTGATTGCTTGTGCTTCATCGACGTCGTCGTGCACAAGGATGACACGAGCAAAGAACTGCTGGAGTGGGGCTCGAGGGTTTCTGCTGCCAACAGTAGGCCACCAAATCCCCAGTGA
- the LOC135598173 gene encoding pyruvate decarboxylase 1-like isoform X2: protein METKVGSVDGVAKPVSNDVGGLPSATCHTLSPSAVACSSDATLGRHLARRLVQLGVTDVFAVPGDFNLTLLDHLIAEPGLRLIGCCNELNAGYAADGYARSRGVGACVVTFTVGGLSVLNAIAGAYSENLPLICIVGGPNTNDYGTNRILHHTIGLPDFSQEVRCFQTVTCYQAVVNNLENAHELLDTAISTAMKDSKPVYISISCNLPAIPHPTFSRDPVPFFLSPRLSNQMGLDAAVEAAAEFLNKAVKPVMVGGPKIRVAKAGKAFVELADACGYAIAVMPAAKGLVPEHHPRFIGTYWGAVSTAFCAEIVESADAYVFAGPIFNDYSSVGYSLLLKKEKSIIVQPDRVVVANGPAFGCILMKDFLRALAKRLNCNKTAYENYSRIFVPRGAPPECQPDEPLRVNILFKHIQNMLSSATAVIAETGDSWFNCQKLNLPQGCGYEFQMQYGSIGWSVGATLGYAQAAKDKRVIACIGDGSFQVTAQDISTMLRCEQKSIIFLINNGGYTIEVEIHDGPYNVIKNWNYTALVDSIHNGEGKCWTTKVQREEELKKAIETATNEKSDCLCFIDVVVHKDDTSKELLEWGSRVSAANTPSL, encoded by the exons GGGCGCCACCTCGCCCGTCGCCTCGTCCAGTTGGGCGTCACCGACGTCTTCGCCGTGCCCGGGGACTTCAACCTCACCCTCCTCGACCACCTCATCGCGGAGCCCGGCCTCCGCCTCATCGGCTGCTGCAACGAGCTCAACGCCGGCTACGCCGCCGATGGCTACGCCCGCTCCCGTGGCGTCGGCGCCTGCGTCGTCACCTTCACCGTCGGCGGCCTCAGCGTCCTCAACGCCATCGCCGGCGCGTACAGCGAGAACCTTCCCCTGATCTGCATCGTCGGCGGGCCCAACACCAACGACTACGGCACCAACAGGATCCTGCACCACACCATTGGCCTCCCCGACTTCTCCCAGGAGGTGCGCTGCTTCCAGACCGTCACTTGCTACCAG GCGGTGGTGAACAATCTCGAAAACGCTCACGAGCTCCTCGACACCGCCATCTCCACCGCCATGAAGGACAGCAAGCCCGTCTATATCAGCATCAGCTGTAACCTTCCCGCCATTCCGCATCCCACGTTCAGCCGGGATCCCGTTCCCTTCTTTCTCTCCCCCAG GTTGAGCAATCAGATGGGCTTAGATGCGGCCGTGGAAGCCGCAGCTGAGTTCCTCAACAAGGCTGTGAAGCCGGTCATGGTCGGAGGCCCCAAGATCAGGGTAGCCAAGGCAGGCAAGGCGTTCGTGGAATTAGCCGACGCGTGCGGCTACGCGATCGCCGTCATGCCGGCGGCGAAGGGGCTCGTGCCAGAGCACCACCCGAGGTTCATCGGCACCTATTGGGGAGCCGTCAGCACTGCCTTCTGCGCCGAGATCGTGGAGTCCGCAGATGCCTACGTCTTCGCCGGGCCTATCTTCAATGACTACAGCTCCGTGGGATACTCCCTCCTCCTCAAGAAGGAGAAGTCGATCATCGTGCAGCCTGACCGGGTGGTGGTGGCCAACGGGCCGGCGTTCGGGTGCATCCTTATGAAGGATTTCCTTCGGGCGCTGGCCAAACGCCTCAACTGCAACAAGACGGCCTACGAAAACTATAGCCGGATCTTCGTGCCCAGGGGGGCACCACCCGAATGCCAACCCGACGAGCCACTAAGGGTGAACATTCTGTTCAAGCACATCCAAAACATGCTGTCGAGCGCTACGGCCGTGATCGCGGAGACCGGCGACTCATGGTTCAACTGCCAGAAGCTGAATCTGCCACAGGGATGTGG ATATGAATTCCAAATGCAGTACGGTTCCATCGGATGGTCGGTGGGAGCAACACTAGGATACGCGCAGGCGGCCAAGGATAAGCGTGTCATTGCCTGCATCGGTGACGGAAGCTTTCAG GTAACAGCGCAGGACATTTCCACCATGCTGCGGTGCGAGCAGAAGAGCATCATATTCCTCATAAACAACGGAGGGTACACCATCGAGGTCGAAATACATGATGGCCCATACAACGTTATCAAGAACTGGAACTACACCGCCTTGGTCGATTCCATCCACAACGGCGAAGGCAAATGTTGGACGACAAAG GTGCAACGCGAGGAGGAGCTGAAGAAGGCAATCGAGACGGCAACCAACGAGAAGAGTGATTGCTTGTGCTTCATCGACGTCGTCGTGCACAAGGATGACACGAGCAAAGAACTGCTGGAGTGGGGCTCGAGGGTTTCTGCTGCCAACA CCCCCTCCCTCTAG